Proteins found in one Maridesulfovibrio sp. genomic segment:
- a CDS encoding aspartate/glutamate racemase family protein: MKTLGILGGMSWESTVSYYKLLNEGVRDKLGGLHSCRMIMHSVDFAPFAEQMGQDDWESVTAGLIQAAKSVEAGGSDALIIATNTMHKAADEIQSELNIPLLHMADAIAGGAKKTGASKLGLLGTAFTMEQDFLSRPLKEKYGLDVIVPDCEERAMVHRTIFDELCCGRMMDATRAGYVKIIEKMVEQGAETVVLGCTEIGLLVRPEDVSVPLIDTVRAHVDLALDYVL, from the coding sequence ATGAAAACTCTCGGAATTCTCGGCGGTATGAGCTGGGAATCAACTGTATCATATTACAAACTTCTCAATGAGGGAGTGCGCGATAAACTGGGCGGACTTCATTCCTGCCGCATGATCATGCACAGCGTTGATTTCGCACCTTTTGCGGAGCAGATGGGGCAAGACGACTGGGAAAGCGTAACCGCAGGATTGATTCAGGCCGCAAAGAGCGTTGAAGCAGGTGGATCAGATGCCCTTATCATTGCTACAAATACCATGCACAAGGCTGCGGATGAAATTCAGAGCGAGTTGAACATTCCCCTGCTGCATATGGCTGATGCCATCGCCGGGGGCGCGAAAAAGACCGGTGCTTCCAAACTTGGGCTGCTGGGTACCGCTTTTACCATGGAGCAGGACTTTCTGTCCCGCCCGCTGAAGGAAAAGTATGGTCTGGACGTGATAGTACCGGACTGCGAAGAAAGGGCGATGGTTCACCGGACAATATTTGATGAGCTTTGTTGCGGCAGAATGATGGATGCGACTAGGGCAGGATACGTAAAAATTATTGAAAAAATGGTCGAACAGGGCGCTGAAACAGTTGTACTCGGCTGTACTGAGATCGGGTTGCTTGTTAGGCCGGAAGATGTATCTGTACCATTGATTGATACGGTCCGTGCTCATGTAGATCTTGCGCTTGATTATGTTTTATGA
- a CDS encoding nucleoside deaminase: MSDMDMKFMEEAYKLAKKSFDDGGLPIGAVLVRDGEIIGRGHNQRVQKGDPIAHGEMDCIRNAGRQKTYKDTTIYTTLSPCMMCSGTIVQFGISRVVIGENRNFGGNEEFLISRGVQVDVLDHPKCIDLMERLKSEKPALWAEDIGAAGS; encoded by the coding sequence ATGTCTGATATGGACATGAAGTTTATGGAAGAGGCCTACAAGCTCGCTAAAAAAAGTTTTGATGACGGTGGATTGCCCATCGGCGCTGTACTGGTTCGTGACGGTGAAATTATCGGGCGCGGTCATAACCAGCGGGTGCAAAAAGGTGATCCCATCGCGCATGGTGAAATGGATTGCATCCGCAACGCGGGGCGGCAGAAAACCTACAAGGATACAACAATCTACACCACATTATCGCCATGTATGATGTGCTCAGGCACTATCGTACAGTTCGGCATTTCCCGTGTAGTTATCGGTGAGAACAGGAATTTCGGCGGCAATGAAGAGTTCCTGATCTCGCGCGGTGTACAGGTGGATGTTCTGGATCATCCCAAGTGTATAGATTTGATGGAAAGGCTCAAATCCGAAAAGCCCGCCCTTTGGGCGGAAGACATCGGAGCCGCAGGAAGCTAA
- a CDS encoding type II toxin-antitoxin system RelE/ParE family toxin, translated as MYPNEYILNMNQFDSTDVFDKWLCKLKDHVGKARILSRIDQAKFGLFGDCKSVGNNVSEMRISVGPGYRVYFTKVRDRYYFLLAGGDKSSQKKDISKAHVLADEIRNEV; from the coding sequence GTGTATCCGAATGAATACATTTTAAACATGAATCAGTTCGACAGCACAGATGTCTTTGATAAATGGCTTTGCAAGCTTAAAGATCATGTAGGGAAAGCCCGCATTCTTTCAAGGATTGATCAGGCTAAGTTCGGACTGTTCGGTGATTGTAAATCTGTTGGTAATAATGTTTCTGAAATGAGGATTTCAGTTGGTCCGGGCTATAGGGTTTATTTTACCAAAGTCCGTGACAGGTATTATTTTTTGCTGGCAGGCGGGGATAAATCCAGCCAGAAGAAAGATATTTCAAAAGCACATGTACTGGCTGATGAAATAAGGAACGAGGTGTAA
- a CDS encoding addiction module antidote protein, protein MAKTKPFETYEHLDNEEVIAEYLNAALESGNQDVMLMAVANIAKARGMSQLAKDAGLGRESLYKALSPGSQPRYSTIMKVLGALGVSLRVEPKDNSMQ, encoded by the coding sequence ATGGCAAAGACAAAGCCTTTTGAAACATATGAACATCTTGATAATGAAGAAGTAATAGCTGAATATTTGAATGCAGCACTTGAATCCGGCAATCAGGATGTAATGCTTATGGCTGTGGCTAATATTGCCAAGGCTAGAGGGATGAGCCAGTTGGCTAAAGATGCCGGACTTGGCAGGGAGAGTCTGTATAAGGCTCTTAGTCCCGGTTCTCAGCCGCGATACAGCACTATTATGAAGGTTCTCGGTGCTCTTGGGGTTTCACTACGTGTTGAGCCTAAGGATAATTCTATGCAGTAG
- a CDS encoding iron-containing alcohol dehydrogenase: protein MNFQFSTAPKIVFGADSSRSIPAHAAAMGNNVCLVTGKSPRRVQWLIKILQEKGLDPHIISISQEPETELIANHVAEARAKGCDVVVAVGGGSVLDAGKAIAALIPNKRDLLDYLEVVGKGMPLEEKPLPLIAAPTTSGTGSEVTTNAVLLCAEHKVKVSLRSADMIADLAVVDPLLTISAPPEVTAATGLDALTQLMESFVSKFSSPMTDALCREGLKHGAQSLLKAYKDGQNAEARTGMALASLFSGITLANAKLGAVHGFAAPLGGEFKAPHGAVCAALLPYVMEVNIRALKNRDPQNPALNAYDETAQILTGNSSAIAADGIEWVKDVCAAMKIPGLREIGVQERDFDSLASKAARASSMKGNPIELTKQELREILTNAL from the coding sequence ATGAACTTTCAATTTTCCACCGCACCCAAAATTGTCTTCGGAGCGGACAGTTCCCGCTCGATCCCCGCCCATGCAGCTGCCATGGGTAACAATGTCTGCCTTGTTACCGGAAAGTCCCCCCGGAGAGTGCAATGGCTCATTAAAATTTTGCAAGAAAAGGGACTGGACCCGCATATTATTTCCATATCGCAAGAACCGGAGACGGAACTGATTGCCAACCATGTGGCAGAAGCCCGCGCCAAAGGCTGCGACGTAGTTGTCGCTGTCGGCGGCGGCAGCGTTCTTGACGCAGGAAAGGCCATAGCCGCACTCATTCCCAACAAACGGGATCTGCTGGATTATCTGGAAGTAGTCGGCAAGGGAATGCCGCTGGAAGAAAAGCCCCTGCCGCTCATCGCCGCTCCCACCACATCGGGAACCGGCTCGGAGGTAACAACCAACGCGGTACTTCTTTGCGCTGAGCACAAAGTAAAAGTCAGCCTGCGCTCCGCTGACATGATTGCCGATCTCGCCGTTGTTGATCCGCTGCTGACCATTTCTGCTCCCCCGGAAGTAACCGCGGCCACCGGTCTGGATGCCCTGACCCAGCTCATGGAATCTTTTGTCTCAAAATTTTCTTCGCCAATGACTGATGCACTCTGCCGCGAAGGGTTGAAACACGGAGCACAGTCTCTGCTTAAAGCATACAAAGACGGGCAGAATGCAGAAGCACGCACCGGCATGGCACTGGCAAGCCTTTTTTCCGGCATCACCCTTGCCAACGCCAAATTAGGCGCGGTCCATGGTTTCGCTGCCCCTCTGGGAGGAGAATTCAAGGCTCCGCACGGGGCGGTCTGTGCAGCTCTTCTGCCTTATGTAATGGAAGTTAATATCCGCGCCCTGAAGAATCGCGACCCGCAAAATCCGGCACTGAACGCTTATGATGAAACCGCGCAGATCCTGACCGGAAACAGCTCCGCCATAGCTGCGGATGGTATTGAATGGGTAAAAGACGTCTGCGCCGCGATGAAAATCCCCGGACTGAGAGAAATAGGTGTGCAGGAAAGAGATTTCGACTCCTTAGCCTCCAAAGCCGCGCGGGCCAGCAGTATGAAAGGTAATCCTATCGAGCTGACTAAACAGGAATTGCGGGAGATATTAACTAACGCTCTTTAA
- a CDS encoding twin-arginine translocation signal domain-containing protein, whose protein sequence is MERRDFLKMGIVAGAAVAASAMPALAEASYTEFTIKDCMELTPKQMAENSGAVMESWKYIQKQAASIRNPKLRKAVQEIIENPAPRLLNAVAGRKKEVYKELKKKGWLEGVSYDAFLPENGSAKNANQPFYAAPGSGYTSHHCYPGGLATHTALNVEMSLALYDNYKNIYGFDLDRDVVVAAQILHDLHKPWVFQWQKDGSSRNENKLAGTGEHHVLGLAESITRGLPAEVCVAQACAHNHPGFSKDEESPVRWLKAAAVIADVEPVEYGLLAADGKTLPLQRSMEAFVTHLGDHDWILTVPAAKWLIPVMEDIAVQDYGMTKAETKSAKFHAFRNIVFSQATIMALYHLMQKDGREALRKQVHTIVKA, encoded by the coding sequence ATGGAAAGACGCGATTTCTTAAAGATGGGTATTGTTGCCGGAGCCGCAGTGGCTGCTTCCGCAATGCCAGCACTGGCTGAGGCTTCTTATACTGAGTTCACCATTAAAGATTGCATGGAGCTGACACCAAAGCAGATGGCGGAGAATTCCGGCGCTGTAATGGAATCCTGGAAGTATATTCAAAAACAGGCTGCCAGCATAAGAAATCCTAAACTGCGTAAAGCAGTACAGGAAATAATCGAAAATCCTGCTCCCAGGCTTTTGAACGCCGTTGCCGGACGCAAGAAAGAAGTTTACAAAGAACTTAAAAAGAAAGGCTGGCTTGAGGGTGTATCCTATGATGCCTTTTTGCCTGAAAACGGATCTGCCAAAAATGCCAATCAGCCTTTCTACGCCGCACCGGGCAGCGGGTATACCAGCCATCACTGCTATCCCGGAGGCCTTGCTACCCATACAGCCTTAAATGTTGAAATGTCTTTGGCCCTGTACGACAATTACAAGAACATTTACGGATTCGATCTTGACCGCGATGTTGTCGTTGCCGCTCAGATTCTGCATGACCTGCATAAACCGTGGGTTTTCCAGTGGCAGAAAGACGGTTCCAGCCGCAATGAAAACAAGCTTGCCGGAACCGGTGAACATCATGTTCTCGGTTTGGCTGAGTCTATTACCCGCGGTCTCCCTGCCGAGGTCTGCGTGGCGCAAGCCTGTGCCCATAACCATCCCGGATTTTCAAAAGACGAGGAAAGTCCGGTCAGATGGCTTAAGGCCGCAGCTGTAATTGCCGATGTTGAGCCTGTGGAATATGGTCTGCTTGCCGCTGATGGCAAAACTCTTCCTTTGCAGCGCAGCATGGAAGCTTTTGTTACCCACTTAGGTGATCATGATTGGATTCTGACTGTTCCGGCAGCCAAATGGCTTATCCCGGTCATGGAAGATATTGCAGTGCAGGATTACGGTATGACCAAAGCTGAGACCAAATCAGCCAAGTTCCATGCTTTTCGTAATATTGTTTTCAGTCAGGCCACGATAATGGCTCTTTATCACCTGATGCAAAAGGATGGTAGAGAAGCTCTGCGTAAGCAGGTCCACACAATCGTAAAAGCTTAG
- a CDS encoding TIGR03905 family TSCPD domain-containing protein, translated as MENITLQPSALTPMGGIDAPEGSRTFTPKGVCAKLIRFKVEDNKVTYLKFTGGCDGNLKAVSALVTGMELEKIILTLEGITCGKKSTSCADQLCKALTEYMES; from the coding sequence ATGGAAAATATCACCCTACAGCCAAGCGCGCTCACACCCATGGGAGGCATAGACGCTCCCGAAGGCAGTCGGACTTTCACTCCTAAAGGAGTCTGTGCAAAATTGATCCGCTTCAAAGTGGAAGACAATAAAGTCACTTACCTGAAATTCACCGGCGGCTGCGACGGTAACCTCAAGGCGGTTTCCGCCCTTGTAACCGGGATGGAACTTGAAAAGATAATTCTGACCCTTGAAGGAATCACCTGCGGTAAAAAATCTACTTCCTGCGCTGACCAGCTCTGTAAAGCTCTGACCGAATACATGGAAAGCTAA
- a CDS encoding radical SAM/SPASM family putative metalloenzyme maturase — protein MQKQISDSLSNDFPAAFEKYPARLQVEVTTRCNMHCSMCVKYAPESDIPETDLSLDDFKKLGPALENCEKLVLNGIGEPLLHPDLAAMAAFARKRMPENGSIGFQTNGLLFTEYRVQELVAAGVDTFCISVDSLDPSSTTGELHGQSSTDRLARTFAMLRQAGQKAGKRVRLGAEFVLMAETYAQLPGVIRWAAEQGVEFMLCSHVLAYDQSLQNQSLFNPNTSDALEIYEKWKHIARDKGQDLQNYFSFVWNPGRNKKREQLFDLIREMRAEAESRGVWLNLRSLADWDRRGNTGEHRQLREVYARSEKSAAELGVNLHLPPLMAANELSCSFVENGTAFITSSGDVSPCQFLWHTCTCFMDGSEKLLRQKHFGNISGRDFSEIWGSKDYSGFRAEVLRYEYPYCSNCPMVPCDDIIGRSNEFECDCLGVEVPCGHCPWAMGGLQCLM, from the coding sequence ATGCAGAAACAAATTTCGGATAGTCTGTCTAATGATTTTCCCGCTGCGTTCGAGAAATATCCTGCACGGCTTCAGGTCGAGGTCACCACCCGGTGCAATATGCATTGCTCCATGTGTGTGAAATACGCCCCTGAGAGTGATATTCCGGAAACAGACCTGAGTCTTGATGATTTCAAAAAACTGGGTCCGGCTTTGGAAAATTGCGAGAAGCTGGTTCTGAACGGTATCGGCGAACCTCTGCTGCATCCTGATCTTGCGGCTATGGCCGCTTTTGCCCGGAAGCGTATGCCTGAAAACGGCAGCATCGGTTTTCAGACCAATGGGCTACTTTTTACGGAATACCGGGTGCAGGAATTGGTTGCTGCCGGGGTGGATACATTTTGCATATCCGTTGATTCCCTTGATCCATCCTCCACAACTGGAGAATTGCACGGACAGTCCAGCACTGACCGACTGGCGCGCACCTTTGCTATGCTCAGGCAGGCCGGACAGAAGGCAGGAAAGCGGGTAAGACTGGGTGCTGAATTTGTGCTCATGGCTGAAACCTATGCGCAATTGCCCGGAGTCATTCGCTGGGCGGCGGAGCAGGGTGTTGAATTTATGCTTTGTTCACACGTGCTTGCCTATGATCAATCCTTACAAAATCAATCCCTGTTTAACCCCAACACTTCAGATGCGCTTGAAATATATGAAAAATGGAAGCATATCGCCCGTGATAAGGGGCAGGATTTGCAGAATTATTTCAGTTTTGTCTGGAATCCGGGAAGAAATAAAAAGCGGGAGCAGCTTTTTGATCTCATTCGGGAAATGCGCGCAGAAGCGGAAAGTCGCGGCGTCTGGTTGAATCTGCGAAGTCTCGCGGACTGGGACAGGCGCGGCAACACCGGGGAGCACCGGCAGTTGCGCGAAGTCTACGCCCGCTCGGAAAAATCGGCAGCGGAGCTTGGTGTGAATCTACATCTGCCGCCGCTTATGGCTGCAAATGAATTAAGCTGTTCATTTGTTGAAAACGGAACTGCTTTTATTACCTCAAGCGGGGATGTCTCACCATGTCAGTTTCTGTGGCATACCTGCACCTGTTTTATGGATGGCAGTGAAAAGCTGCTCCGGCAGAAACATTTCGGAAATATCTCGGGAAGAGATTTCAGTGAGATATGGGGTTCCAAAGATTATTCAGGTTTCCGGGCTGAAGTGCTCAGGTATGAGTATCCGTATTGCTCAAACTGTCCAATGGTTCCCTGCGACGATATTATCGGCCGGAGCAATGAGTTTGAGTGTGATTGTCTTGGGGTAGAGGTCCCATGCGGACATTGTCCATGGGCCATGGGAGGCTTGCAGTGTCTGATGTGA
- a CDS encoding DeoR/GlpR family DNA-binding transcription regulator, with the protein MKFNLDSLSKRQREIFNIVNERGFTPIESLAQHFEVTPQTIRRDINKLCKNNLLQRFHGGAGRASSVENVDYSARRNILHQEKRLIAEMVAKHIPEHASMFINIGTTTEEVAKALANHKSLRIITNNLNVAQTMSNNDCEVIVAGGMVRQRDKGITGEATVEFIKQFKVDYGIIGVSGIDEDGTLLDYDYHEVRVAREIINNARNIFLVTDHTKFNRNAMVRIADLGEIDAIFTDKRPPQVFCDLMKSKEVDLFVTEPDPEEE; encoded by the coding sequence ATGAAGTTTAATCTCGATTCATTATCGAAAAGACAAAGGGAAATTTTTAATATTGTTAATGAAAGAGGTTTTACACCAATCGAATCTCTTGCGCAGCATTTTGAAGTTACCCCCCAGACAATAAGAAGAGACATCAACAAACTCTGTAAAAACAACTTGCTACAAAGGTTTCACGGCGGTGCCGGCAGGGCTTCCAGCGTTGAAAACGTTGATTACAGCGCGCGTCGGAACATCCTGCATCAGGAAAAACGCCTCATTGCCGAAATGGTAGCAAAGCACATTCCTGAGCATGCTTCCATGTTCATCAATATCGGGACCACTACTGAAGAAGTAGCCAAAGCGCTTGCCAACCATAAATCCCTGCGCATAATCACCAACAACCTTAATGTGGCCCAGACCATGAGCAACAACGATTGCGAAGTCATTGTTGCCGGAGGTATGGTCCGCCAGCGGGATAAAGGGATTACCGGCGAAGCGACTGTTGAATTCATTAAGCAGTTCAAAGTTGATTACGGTATTATCGGTGTTTCAGGTATTGATGAGGACGGAACGCTGCTCGACTACGATTATCATGAAGTGCGCGTGGCCCGCGAAATCATCAACAACGCCCGCAACATCTTTCTGGTTACCGACCATACCAAATTCAACCGCAATGCCATGGTCCGCATAGCCGATTTAGGCGAGATCGACGCTATCTTTACCGACAAAAGGCCCCCACAGGTCTTTTGCGACTTAATGAAAAGCAAAGAGGTAGACCTCTTTGTAACCGAACCGGACCCCGAAGAAGAATAA